A genomic window from Fusarium verticillioides 7600 chromosome 5, whole genome shotgun sequence includes:
- a CDS encoding regulator-nonsense transcripts 1, with product MEGAFTHVGNHLISDSAAAIKAGADDLSTIDPDESLLYGKYGDRNGRRRADDDDNQTEAFEEDDNDSLNSVPIDGLTGLKLKGQDEEKELPAHACAYCGIHSPGCVVKCLTCNKWFCSARGNGTSTHIVNHLVRARHKEVQLHPESTLGDTVLECYNCGTKNAFLLGFIPAKSDTVVVLLCRQPCAANTSNKDMNWDTSRWQPLIEERAFLPWLVATPSDSEQLRARHLTPNMIAKLEEMWKIEPKATVVDLEKAASIDDDPQPVLLNYDDPYHYQNIFGPLVKMESDYDKKLKEAQSEDGLLVRWDYGLNNKHLVSFNLHKIESGDVKLAVGDEMRLRYKGELRSPWEGVGYVIKIPNNQSDEVTLELRKTGNEKLVPTDLSHNFSADYVWKATSYDRMQLAMKTFAVDDMSVSGYIFHTLLGHEVQLQVMKTNLPKKWSAPGLPDLNPSQVGAIKAVLQKPLSLIQGPPGTGKTVTSATIIYHLAKMSGNQVLVCAPSNVAVDQLCERVHRTGLKVVRLTAKSREDVESSVSFLALHEQVRMSEHNSELVKLSQLKNELGELSSQDEKKYKQLTKIAERDILNNADVVCCTCVGAGDPRLSKMKFRNVLIDESTQSAEPECMIPLVLGCKQVVLVGDHKQLGPVIMNKKAAKAGLNQSLFERLVNLKLSPIRLNIQYRMHPCLSEFPSNMFYDGSLQNGVTHENRLRKDVDFPWPVAEMPMMFWSNLGHEEISASGTSYLNRTEASNVEKAVTRFFKAGVKPADIGVITPYEGQRSYIVTTMQNSGTYKKEYYKEVEVASVDAFQGREKDFIVLSCVRSNDNQGIGFLSDPRRLNVALTRAKYGLVILGNPKVLSKHELWHNLLVHFKDRKCFVEGPLTNLQACLLQFSRPKVSYRQKNQQPQFGAGSYSNGGRFNPPPSGRDFDAGSMVSYIPDDVSSVHGSAFGGASLSSAFPPMFSSFTPDQWPGLPGVTAPGRGGKSRGRATESIAGESVANSEYTDASSSVIGGKGVGQGGVSLGAGLHDAVTGMRPVSYSQSDRLKQYVESSGRMVPGNGYGRRFDDDEKSVSTAFHSQIGGGYD from the exons atggAGGGCGCCTTCACCCATGTTGGGAATCATTTGATATCCGACTCTGCCGCTGCCATCAaagctggagctgatgaCCTCTCCACGATCGACCCTGACGAGAGCTTACTCTACGGCAAATATGGAGATCGTAATGGCCGCCGCCgagccgatgatgatgataaccAGACCGAGgcttttgaagaagacgacaacGATAGCCTTAACAGTGTCCCGATCGACGGACTGACGGGACTCAAACTAAAAGGccaggatgaagagaaagaactTCCTGCCCATGCCTGCGC TTATTGCGGCATTCACTCCCCAGGATGTGTTGTCAAATGTCTCACCTGCAATAAATGGTTTTGTAGTGCGAGAGGCAACGGCACCTCGACCCACATTGTGAATCATCTTGTTCGAGCTCGCCATAAAGAGGTTCAACTCCACCCTGAGTCTACGCTGGGTGATACTGTACTCGAATGCTATAACTGTGGAACCAAAAACGCCTTTCTCCTGGGCTTTATTCCAGCAAAGTCCGATACTGTTGTCGTCCTCCTCTGTCGACAGCCTTGCGCCGCCAATACCTCCAACAAGGACATGAACTGGGATACATCACGATGGCAACCCCTCATTGAAGAACGAGCTTTTCTGCCTTGGCTTGTCGCGACCCCATCCGACTCCGAACAGCTCCGAGCCCGCCACCTTACGCCTAATATGATTGCCAAATTGGAGGAAATGTGGAAGATCGAGCCTAAGGCGACAGTggttgaccttgagaaggCAGCCAGTATTGATGACGACCCTCAACCTGTCTTGCTAAACTATGACGATCCTTATCACTACCAAAACATTTTTGGGCCTTTGGTCAAAATGGAATCCGACTACGACAAGAAACTGAAGGAAGCACAATCAGAAGATGGGCTCCTCGTGCGCTGGGACTACGGTTTGAACAATAAGCATCTGGTCAGCTTCAACCTGCACAAAATCGAATCCGGAGACGTCAAacttgctgttggtgatgaaatgCGCCTGCGTTACAAGGGCGAGCTGCGATCTCCTTGGGAAGGAGTTGGTTATGTTATCAAGATCCCGAATAACCAGTCTGATGAGGTCACACTGGAGTTGCGCAAGACTGGAAACGAAAAGCTTGTGCCCACTGACTTATCCCACAACTTCTCAGCAGACTACGTTTGGAAAGCTACTTCGTACGATCGCATGCAGTTGGCCATGAAGACatttgctgttgatgatatgagTGTGTCTGGTTACATTTTCCATACATTGCTTGGCCATGAGGTCCAGCTACAGGTCATGAAGACAAACCTGCCTAAGAAGTGGTCTGCCCCTGGTCTCCCTGATCTCAACCCAAGTCAAGTTGGCGCCATCAAGGCAGTTCTTCAAAAGCCCCTGAGTTTGATTCAAGGCCCTCCTGGAACTGGCAAGACTGTCACATCGGCTACCATCATTTACCACTTAGCCAAGATGAGCGGAAACCAGGTCCTCGTATGTGCGCCTTCCAACGTCGCTGTCGACCAACTCTGCGAGCGTGTTCACCGTACAGGACTCAAGGTTGTTCGTCTCACAGCCAAATCTCGCGAGGATGTCGAATCATCAGTCAGCTTCTTAGCTCTTCATGAGCAGGTGCGCATGTCAGAGCACAACAGCGAGCTTGTCAAACTTTCCCAGCTGAAGAACGAGCTTGGCGAGCTGTCCAgccaggatgagaagaagtACAAACAGCTTACCAAGATCGCTGAACGAGATATTCTCAACAACGCTGACGTCGTCTGCTGCACATGCGTGGGAGCTGGCGACCCTCGTCTttcgaagatgaagttccGAAATGTTCTGATTGATGAATCGACCCAGTCGGCGGAGCCTGAGTGCATGATccctcttgttcttggatgTAAGCAGGTCGTCCTCGTTGGTGATCACAAGCAGCTTGGCCCTGTTATAATGAACAAGAAGGCGGCCAAGGCTGGCCTTAACCAGTCGCTTTTCGAGCGCTTGGTCAACCTGAAATTGTCGCCTATCCGGCTCAACATCCAATACCGAATGCACCCTTGCCTATCCGAGTTCCCTTCCAACATGTTCTACGATGGTAGTTTGCAGAACGGTGTCACTCATGAGAATCGCCTTCGAAAGGACGTCGACTTCCCTTGGCCCGTCGCAGAGATGCCCATGATGTTCTGGTCTAACCTGGGGCACGAGGAGATTTCTGCCTCTGGAACTTCATACCTCAACCGCACAGAAGCAtccaatgttgagaaggcggTCACTCGATTTTTTAAGGCCGGCGTTAAACCCGCTGACATTGGCGTTATTACTCCATATGAAGGCCAGCGAAGTTACATCGTGACTACTATGCAGAATTCAGGAACCTACAAAAAGGAATACTATAAGGAAGTCGAGGTCGCATCGGTTGATGCGTTCCAAGGTCGCGAGAAGGACTTTATTGTTCTATCTTGCGTTCGATCCAACGATAATCAGGGCATTGGGTTTTTGTCTGACCCTCGTCGTTTGAACGTGGCCTTGACTCGAGCCAAGTATGGCCTCGTCATCCTGGGCAATCCCAAGGTGCTGTCCAAACATGAGCTTTGGCacaatcttcttgtccacTTCAAGGATCGCAAATGCTTTGTCGAAGGTCCGTTGACCAATCTGCAGGCATGTTTGCTCCAGTTCAGCCGACCCAAGGTTAGCTATCGTCAAAAGAACCAGCAACCACAGTTCGGAGCCGGCAGCTATTCCAATGGAGGACGCTTCAACCCCCCTCCATCTGGTCGAGATTTTGATGCAGGCTCCATGGTTTCCTACATCCCCGACGATGTGTCTTCTGTTCATGGCTCTGCATTTGGAGGTGCCTCTCTTAGCAGCGCCTTCCCTCCCATGTTTTCAAGCTTCACTCCTGATCAATGGCCTGGGCTTCCTGGGGTCACGGCCCCAGGCCGAGGCGGGAAGAGTCGCGGACGTGCTACGGAAAGCATTGCAGGTGAGAGTGTGGCCAACTCCGAATATACGGATGCATCTTCTAGTGTCATCGGAGGTAAAGGTGTTGGCCAGGGCGGTGTTAGTCTTGGAGCAGGGCTCCACGACGCTGTCACAGGCATGCGGCCTGTCTCCTATAGCCAAAGTGATCGGCTCAAACAGTATGTTGAGAGCAGTGGACGCATGGTGCCTGGAAATGGTTATGGACGAcgctttgatgatgacgagaagagTGTCAGCACGGCATTCCATAGTCAGATTGGAGGAGGCTACGACTGA